The Pseudomonas extremaustralis genome contains a region encoding:
- a CDS encoding TerB family tellurite resistance protein: MLWPGTLIGAGAGFAIASIPGALLGALLGQALDRRLQLQSWAQLRERLGGRPALRNDELLFVLLGRLAKSNGRVVDGHIQQARQEMRALDMTESAQRRAIAAFNRGKSGSDRVRSYLRVLKAQPHAAEGVLRACWRMVWADGQADAAERDLIDLWGKWLGWTPQQLQALAADYTPERKPVANRGGSYQDALRLLGVTTTTEPSAIKRAYRRLLSRHHPDKIAGSGASPAQVREATERTRELHSAFALIRERRDFK, encoded by the coding sequence ATGCTGTGGCCAGGGACGCTGATCGGCGCCGGGGCTGGCTTTGCCATTGCCAGTATTCCGGGGGCCTTGTTGGGTGCGCTGTTGGGGCAGGCGTTGGACCGTCGCCTGCAACTGCAAAGCTGGGCGCAATTGCGCGAACGCCTGGGTGGGCGTCCGGCGTTGCGCAATGACGAGTTGTTGTTTGTGTTGCTGGGACGCCTGGCCAAAAGCAATGGTCGAGTGGTGGATGGGCATATCCAGCAGGCGCGCCAGGAGATGCGCGCGCTGGACATGACCGAGTCGGCCCAGCGCCGTGCAATCGCGGCGTTCAACCGTGGCAAGTCCGGCTCGGACCGCGTGCGCAGCTACCTGCGTGTGCTCAAGGCTCAGCCCCACGCGGCGGAAGGTGTGTTGCGTGCGTGCTGGCGGATGGTCTGGGCCGATGGCCAAGCGGACGCCGCCGAGCGCGACCTGATCGATCTCTGGGGTAAATGGCTGGGCTGGACGCCGCAACAGCTGCAGGCCTTGGCCGCGGATTACACGCCTGAGCGCAAGCCGGTGGCCAACCGCGGCGGGAGCTATCAGGATGCATTGCGCTTGCTCGGCGTGACGACCACCACCGAACCCTCGGCGATCAAGCGCGCCTATCGCCGCCTGCTCAGTCGTCACCATCCGGACAAGATTGCCGGCTCGGGCGCCAGCCCCGCGCAAGTGCGCGAGGCCACCGAGCGCACCCGCGAATTGCACAGTGCCTTTGCGTTGATCCGCGAGCGGCGCGACTTCAAGTAG
- a CDS encoding ABC transporter substrate-binding protein has protein sequence MLRSLKYSALAIGLIGATQAMAGPDLTVVSFGGANKAAQVKAFYAPWESAGNGKIIAGEYNGEMAKVKAMVDTKSVSWDLVEVESPELSRGCDEDMFEPLDPKLFGNTADYVKGAIQPCGVGFFVWSTVLAYNADKLTSAPTSWADFWDTKKFPGKRGLRKGAKYTLEFALMADGVAPKDVYKVLAGKDGQDRAFKKLDELKPSIQWWEAGAQPPQYLASGDVVMSSAYNGRIAAVQKESNLKVVWNGGIYDFDAWAIPKGLSKDRADAAKKFIAFSVQPQQQKIYSENIAYGPANTQAVPLLAKDVLKDMPTTPENIANQVQIDVSFWADNGEQLEQRFNSWAAK, from the coding sequence ATGTTGAGATCCCTTAAGTATTCCGCACTGGCGATCGGTTTGATCGGTGCGACCCAGGCCATGGCAGGCCCGGACCTGACGGTCGTGTCCTTCGGTGGCGCGAACAAGGCGGCACAGGTCAAGGCCTTCTATGCACCGTGGGAAAGCGCGGGCAACGGCAAGATCATCGCCGGTGAGTACAACGGTGAGATGGCCAAAGTGAAGGCCATGGTCGACACCAAAAGCGTGTCCTGGGACCTGGTAGAAGTGGAGTCGCCGGAACTGTCTCGCGGTTGCGACGAAGACATGTTCGAGCCACTCGATCCGAAACTGTTCGGCAACACTGCCGACTACGTGAAGGGCGCCATCCAGCCCTGCGGCGTGGGCTTCTTCGTGTGGTCGACCGTGCTGGCCTACAACGCCGACAAGCTGACCTCGGCACCGACCAGCTGGGCGGACTTCTGGGACACCAAGAAATTCCCGGGTAAACGCGGCCTGCGCAAGGGCGCCAAGTACACCCTGGAATTCGCATTGATGGCCGACGGCGTCGCGCCGAAGGACGTGTACAAAGTGTTGGCCGGCAAAGACGGTCAGGACCGCGCGTTCAAGAAACTGGATGAGCTCAAGCCTTCGATCCAATGGTGGGAAGCCGGTGCTCAACCGCCGCAATACCTCGCCTCGGGTGACGTTGTGATGAGCTCGGCCTACAACGGTCGCATCGCTGCCGTGCAGAAAGAAAGCAACCTGAAAGTGGTGTGGAACGGCGGTATCTACGACTTCGACGCATGGGCTATTCCAAAAGGCCTGTCCAAGGATCGTGCTGACGCGGCGAAGAAATTCATCGCCTTCTCGGTGCAACCACAGCAGCAGAAGATCTACTCGGAAAACATCGCTTACGGCCCGGCCAACACCCAAGCCGTACCGTTGCTGGCCAAGGACGTGTTGAAAGACATGCCGACCACGCCTGAGAACATCGCCAACCAGGTGCAGATCGACGTGAGCTTCTGGGCCGATAACGGCGAGCAACTCGAGCAGCGCTTCAATTCCTGGGCAGCTAAATAA
- a CDS encoding PAS domain-containing sensor histidine kinase, protein MGFRGLLVIGCLCFALMANANPAPATPQAQLNAQQREWLAQHPELRVGLVLQAPYAQYDRRLQRLSGANVELMQWLAKALNIELTWRNFPSQEQLEAAVRDGEVDIAPGLQQTPAGLRLWLFTDPYMRVPQHIVGIREGGGAVELEKLDDRSRVAVRMPSAVADYLRSTYPGLNLQGVPMERQALQLLVNQQARYAVVDEAQLSRLSGEAEFAGLAVVGDIGLPQLLRVATRREWPELAGIMESALRAIPARDLDQLHNRWLQPKYPRLSESPGLWQNLSLLLGLLLLASLATVFWQRRQQRVLEHSLLASREESAARAAGAEALRLTQFSIDQSTVGILWVNWDSHVRYANHAAENMLGYGPGALIERPLVDLDPSLDMDRWLNLWKRARASEDGPQNFATDCRRADGSILPANVSLSFLRFAEAEYLVVYLNDVTELRRTLAALLQSEAQLRELSAHLETVREEEKARIAREVHDELGQMLTVLKLETSMCELAYAQLDPGLHERLNSMKRLIAQLFQLVRDVATALRPPILDAGIASAIEWQARRFEARTHIPCLVQVPENVPVLSDAKAIGLFRILQEALTNVMRHAQAHTVELTLAVEGAHLRLTISDDGVGFIQAQGRPVSFGLVGMRERVLIMGGQLSLDSELGEGTTLSVTVPLDG, encoded by the coding sequence ATGGGTTTTCGCGGTCTGCTGGTTATCGGCTGTTTGTGCTTTGCCTTGATGGCAAATGCCAACCCTGCGCCTGCTACACCCCAGGCGCAGCTCAATGCGCAGCAACGCGAATGGCTGGCCCAGCACCCGGAGTTGCGGGTGGGCCTGGTGTTGCAGGCGCCATACGCGCAATACGACCGGCGTTTGCAGCGGTTGTCCGGGGCCAATGTCGAGTTGATGCAGTGGCTGGCCAAGGCGCTGAACATCGAGCTGACCTGGCGTAACTTTCCCAGCCAGGAACAGCTGGAAGCGGCGGTGCGCGACGGCGAGGTGGATATCGCCCCCGGCCTGCAACAGACCCCGGCCGGTTTGCGCCTGTGGTTGTTCACCGACCCTTACATGCGCGTGCCTCAACATATCGTCGGCATCCGGGAAGGTGGCGGCGCCGTGGAGCTGGAAAAACTCGATGACCGATCCCGCGTCGCCGTGCGCATGCCCAGCGCCGTGGCCGATTACCTGCGCAGTACCTATCCCGGCCTGAATCTGCAAGGCGTGCCCATGGAGCGCCAGGCCCTGCAACTGCTGGTCAACCAGCAGGCGCGTTACGCCGTGGTGGATGAAGCGCAACTGAGTCGGTTGTCCGGTGAGGCGGAATTCGCCGGGCTGGCGGTGGTGGGGGATATCGGCCTGCCGCAATTACTGCGGGTGGCCACGCGTCGGGAGTGGCCGGAACTGGCCGGCATCATGGAAAGCGCACTGCGCGCTATTCCTGCCCGCGATCTCGACCAGTTGCACAACCGCTGGCTGCAACCCAAATACCCACGGCTGTCTGAGTCTCCGGGCCTGTGGCAAAACCTCAGCCTGCTGCTGGGGCTGTTGCTGCTTGCCAGCCTGGCCACGGTGTTCTGGCAGCGTCGCCAGCAACGTGTGCTGGAACACAGTCTGTTGGCCTCCCGCGAGGAAAGCGCGGCCCGCGCCGCCGGGGCCGAGGCGTTGCGGCTCACGCAGTTTTCCATCGATCAAAGCACCGTCGGTATCCTCTGGGTCAATTGGGATAGCCATGTGCGCTACGCCAACCACGCCGCCGAAAACATGCTTGGCTATGGCCCCGGCGCATTGATCGAGCGGCCGCTGGTCGATCTCGACCCGAGCCTGGATATGGACCGCTGGCTGAACCTGTGGAAGCGTGCGCGCGCCAGCGAGGACGGGCCGCAGAACTTCGCCACCGATTGTCGGCGGGCCGATGGCAGCATCCTGCCGGCCAACGTGTCCTTGAGCTTTCTGCGCTTTGCCGAGGCCGAGTACCTGGTGGTCTACCTCAACGACGTCACCGAACTTCGTCGAACCCTGGCCGCCCTGCTGCAAAGCGAAGCGCAACTGCGCGAGCTGTCCGCCCACCTGGAAACCGTGCGCGAAGAAGAAAAGGCGCGCATCGCTCGCGAGGTGCACGATGAGCTCGGGCAGATGCTCACCGTGCTCAAGCTGGAAACGTCGATGTGCGAGTTGGCCTATGCGCAACTCGACCCCGGCCTGCACGAGCGCTTGAACAGCATGAAGCGCCTGATTGCCCAACTGTTCCAACTGGTACGGGACGTGGCCACGGCGTTGCGTCCGCCGATCCTCGACGCCGGCATCGCCTCGGCCATCGAATGGCAGGCGCGGCGTTTCGAAGCGCGCACGCACATTCCCTGTCTGGTGCAGGTGCCGGAAAACGTGCCGGTCTTGAGCGATGCTAAGGCCATCGGCCTGTTCCGTATCCTGCAAGAAGCGTTGACCAATGTGATGCGTCATGCCCAGGCGCATACTGTCGAGCTAACCCTGGCGGTGGAGGGCGCACACTTGCGGCTGACCATCAGCGACGACGGCGTCGGGTTCATCCAGGCCCAGGGCCGCCCGGTGTCGTTCGGTCTGGTGGGCATGCGCGAGCGGGTGCTGATCATGGGCGGGCAACTGAGCCTGGACAGCGAGTTGGGGGAGGGCACCACCCTGAGTGTCACGGTGCCGTTGGATGGATAA
- a CDS encoding aminoglycoside phosphotransferase family protein, giving the protein MPEQDLRLQQLQVWLDEQLPILFNAQDWGVVPPATLTAASSDASFRRYFRWEGGGRTFVVMDAPPPQENCKPFVDIAHLLAKSGINVPKIYAEDLPRGFLLLNDLGRKTYLDVIDEQNADQLFADAIDALLAFQQLPMDAPLHSYDVALLRRELELFPEWYVRRHLGIELDTHQRALWQRVSDHLIDSALAQPKVLVHRDYMPRNLMISEPNPGVLDFQDAVYGPVTYDITCLFKDAFLSWPQARVRGWQRGYWERARALGVPVQASFDDFLRASDLMGVQRHLKVIGIFARICHRDGKPRYLADVPRFFAYIEAVLAERPELSELGELLDSLRQPAEACV; this is encoded by the coding sequence ATGCCCGAGCAAGATCTACGTTTACAACAGCTGCAAGTCTGGCTGGATGAGCAGTTGCCGATCCTTTTCAACGCTCAAGACTGGGGTGTCGTACCCCCGGCCACATTGACCGCGGCCAGTAGCGACGCGAGTTTCAGGCGCTATTTCCGTTGGGAAGGGGGCGGTCGGACTTTCGTAGTAATGGATGCGCCACCCCCCCAGGAAAACTGCAAACCTTTCGTCGATATCGCCCATTTGCTCGCGAAGTCGGGGATAAATGTTCCAAAAATTTATGCAGAAGATTTGCCGCGAGGCTTTCTTTTGCTCAATGACCTGGGCAGAAAGACCTATCTGGACGTGATTGACGAGCAAAACGCCGATCAATTGTTCGCCGATGCGATCGACGCCTTGCTGGCTTTCCAGCAGTTGCCGATGGATGCGCCGCTGCACAGCTATGACGTGGCCCTGCTGCGCCGCGAGCTCGAATTGTTCCCCGAGTGGTATGTGCGCCGGCATTTGGGTATCGAGCTTGATACACACCAGCGAGCGCTGTGGCAGCGCGTCAGTGACCACTTGATCGACAGCGCCCTGGCGCAGCCGAAGGTGCTGGTGCACCGCGACTATATGCCGCGCAACCTGATGATCAGCGAGCCGAATCCTGGGGTGCTGGATTTCCAGGACGCGGTGTATGGCCCGGTGACCTACGACATCACGTGCCTGTTCAAGGACGCCTTCCTCAGTTGGCCCCAGGCCCGCGTGCGGGGATGGCAACGCGGTTATTGGGAACGTGCCCGCGCGCTGGGCGTCCCGGTGCAGGCAAGCTTCGACGACTTCCTGCGTGCCAGCGACCTGATGGGCGTGCAGCGTCACCTCAAGGTTATCGGCATCTTCGCGCGCATTTGCCATCGCGACGGCAAGCCTCGCTACCTGGCCGATGTGCCGCGCTTCTTTGCTTATATAGAGGCGGTGTTGGCCGAGCGTCCTGAGTTGAGCGAGCTGGGTGAATTGCTCGACAGCCTGCGCCAACCCGCAGAGGCGTGTGTATGA
- the murU gene encoding N-acetylmuramate alpha-1-phosphate uridylyltransferase MurU: protein MKAMILAAGKGERMRPLTLHTPKPLVQVGGKRLIEYHLEALAKAGFTDVVINHAWLGQQIESYLGDGAQFGVRIRYSPEGEPLETGGGIFQALALLGDEPFLVVNGDIWTDYDFARLKQPLRGLAHLVMVDNPAHHPSGGDFYLDQGLLHDAAPGADNLTFSGISVLDPKLFAGCSAGAFKLAPLLRVAMAKGLVTGEHMAGRWIDVGTLERLAQVETLLAAGQ, encoded by the coding sequence ATGAAGGCGATGATCCTCGCGGCCGGCAAGGGCGAGCGGATGCGTCCGCTCACTCTGCACACGCCCAAGCCGTTGGTGCAGGTCGGCGGCAAGCGGCTGATCGAGTATCACCTGGAGGCGCTGGCCAAGGCCGGCTTCACCGATGTGGTGATCAACCATGCCTGGCTGGGCCAGCAGATCGAAAGCTACCTGGGCGACGGTGCACAGTTTGGCGTGCGCATCCGCTATTCCCCGGAGGGCGAGCCGCTGGAAACCGGCGGCGGGATTTTCCAGGCCTTGGCGCTGTTGGGCGATGAACCCTTCCTGGTGGTCAATGGCGATATCTGGACCGACTACGACTTCGCCCGGCTCAAGCAACCGCTCCGGGGCCTGGCCCACCTGGTGATGGTCGACAACCCCGCGCATCATCCCTCGGGCGGTGATTTCTACCTTGATCAGGGATTGCTTCATGATGCCGCGCCCGGTGCCGATAACCTGACCTTCAGTGGCATTTCAGTGCTCGACCCCAAGCTATTCGCGGGTTGCAGCGCCGGTGCCTTTAAGCTGGCGCCGCTGCTGCGGGTGGCCATGGCGAAAGGTTTGGTAACGGGGGAACACATGGCGGGACGCTGGATCGATGTCGGCACGCTGGAGCGCCTGGCGCAAGTCGAAACCCTGCTGGCAGCGGGGCAGTAG
- a CDS encoding ABC transporter ATP-binding protein, giving the protein MSEADSNDVLVSFRGVQKSYDGENLIVKDLNLEIRKGEFLTLLGPSGSGKTTSLMMLAGFETPTAGEIQLAGRAINNVPPHKRDIGMVFQNYALFPHMTVAENLAFPLSVRGLSKTDISERVKRVLSMVQLDAFAQRYPAQLSGGQQQRVALARALVFEPQLVLMDEPLGALDKQLREHMQMEIKHLHQRLGVTVVYVTHDQGEALTMSDRVAVFHQGEIQQIAAPRTLYEEPKNTFVANFIGENNRLNGRLHSRTGDRCVVELARGEKVEALAVNVGQIGGPVTLSVRPERVSLNGSSESCVNRFSGRVAEFVYLGDHVRVRLEVCGMTDFFVKQPIAELDPALAVGDVVPIGWQVEHVRALDPLLEAK; this is encoded by the coding sequence ATGAGCGAGGCGGATTCAAATGATGTGCTGGTCAGCTTTCGTGGCGTGCAGAAGAGCTACGACGGCGAGAACCTGATCGTCAAAGACCTCAACCTGGAGATCCGCAAGGGCGAGTTCCTGACCCTGCTCGGGCCGTCCGGTTCGGGCAAGACCACCAGTCTGATGATGCTTGCCGGCTTTGAAACGCCGACCGCCGGCGAAATCCAGCTGGCCGGGCGCGCGATCAATAACGTGCCGCCGCACAAGCGCGACATTGGCATGGTGTTCCAGAACTACGCGTTGTTCCCCCACATGACCGTCGCCGAGAACCTGGCGTTCCCGCTGTCGGTACGCGGCTTGAGCAAGACCGATATCAGCGAGCGGGTCAAACGCGTGCTGAGCATGGTCCAGCTCGACGCCTTCGCCCAACGCTACCCGGCGCAACTGTCGGGCGGCCAGCAGCAGCGTGTGGCATTGGCCCGGGCGCTGGTGTTCGAACCGCAGTTGGTGCTGATGGATGAACCCCTCGGCGCTCTCGACAAGCAACTGCGTGAACACATGCAGATGGAGATCAAGCACCTGCACCAGCGCCTCGGCGTGACGGTGGTGTACGTGACCCACGACCAGGGCGAAGCCTTGACCATGTCTGATCGGGTGGCGGTGTTCCACCAGGGCGAGATCCAACAGATCGCCGCGCCGCGTACCTTGTACGAGGAGCCGAAGAACACCTTCGTCGCCAACTTCATCGGTGAAAACAACCGTCTCAATGGCCGCCTGCACAGCCGTACCGGCGACCGTTGCGTGGTCGAGCTGGCGCGCGGCGAAAAAGTCGAAGCCCTGGCGGTGAACGTCGGCCAGATCGGCGGCCCGGTGACCCTGTCGGTGCGCCCGGAGCGCGTCAGTCTCAATGGCTCCAGCGAAAGTTGCGTCAACCGCTTCTCCGGGCGGGTGGCGGAATTTGTCTACTTGGGCGACCACGTGCGTGTGCGCCTGGAAGTCTGCGGCATGACCGATTTTTTTGTGAAACAACCGATCGCCGAGCTGGACCCGGCACTGGCGGTCGGCGACGTGGTACCGATTGGCTGGCAAGTCGAGCACGTTCGCGCACTCGACCCACTTCTAGAGGCGAAATAA
- a CDS encoding alpha/beta hydrolase family protein: MLFLHRSALPALCLSLLFTSAFSVQAADTPAPAAEKPVERQPLPERSQEEARFLERKIPQQEQQQLQAGSDSFLALWKPANSGEPEGVVIIVPGAGENADWPQAIGPLRRKLPDANWGSLSLSLPDMSMDTLPPRVMEAPKASVDTSSKEASTAEKPIEQAASAEAEGTDPATVPGADEQDKTDASRIFARIDAAVAFAQTQSARSVVLVGHGTGAWWAARYLGEKQPSQVQKFVMVAAQTPTGRHPGLEQLAPGLKLPTADIFYQDDAQARKTALARVQAAKRLKNDGYKQVSLKTLPGNSAAEQEQLYRRIRGWLSPQAIAD; this comes from the coding sequence ATGCTCTTTCTCCACCGCTCGGCACTGCCAGCATTGTGCCTGTCACTGCTCTTTACCAGTGCCTTTTCCGTACAGGCCGCCGACACCCCTGCACCGGCGGCCGAAAAACCCGTCGAACGCCAACCCCTGCCTGAACGCAGCCAGGAAGAAGCCCGCTTCCTTGAACGCAAGATCCCGCAACAGGAACAGCAACAGTTGCAGGCCGGCAGCGATTCATTCCTCGCCCTGTGGAAGCCGGCCAACAGCGGCGAACCCGAAGGCGTGGTGATTATCGTACCGGGCGCCGGGGAGAATGCTGACTGGCCGCAAGCAATTGGTCCATTGCGACGTAAATTGCCGGATGCCAACTGGGGTAGTCTCAGCCTGTCGCTGCCGGACATGAGCATGGACACCTTGCCGCCGCGCGTCATGGAAGCGCCCAAGGCCAGCGTCGATACCAGCAGCAAAGAAGCGAGCACTGCCGAAAAGCCGATCGAACAAGCGGCCAGCGCCGAAGCCGAAGGCACCGATCCGGCAACGGTCCCCGGCGCCGACGAGCAAGACAAGACCGACGCATCGCGCATCTTTGCCCGCATCGATGCCGCCGTGGCCTTCGCCCAAACCCAGAGTGCGCGCAGCGTGGTGCTGGTCGGGCATGGCACGGGCGCCTGGTGGGCCGCGCGTTACCTGGGCGAGAAACAACCGTCCCAGGTGCAGAAATTCGTCATGGTCGCCGCCCAGACACCCACGGGACGCCATCCGGGCCTGGAACAACTGGCCCCCGGCCTGAAACTGCCGACCGCCGATATCTTCTATCAAGACGACGCTCAGGCACGCAAAACCGCGCTGGCCCGTGTGCAGGCGGCCAAGCGCTTGAAGAACGACGGCTATAAGCAGGTGTCATTGAAAACCCTGCCGGGCAACAGTGCAGCCGAGCAGGAACAGTTGTATCGCCGGATCCGCGGCTGGTTGAGCCCTCAGGCCATTGCCGACTGA